One window of the Allorhizobium ampelinum S4 genome contains the following:
- a CDS encoding branched-chain amino acid ABC transporter substrate-binding protein translates to MKKSLLSAVALTAMVAFSGTAWADIIVGVGGPLTGPNAAFGAQLQKGAEQAAADINAAGGINGEKIKIVLGDDVSDAKQGVSVANKFVADGVKYVIGHFNSGVSIPASDVYAENGILQITPASTNPKFTERGMWNTFRTCGRDDQQGAVAGKYIAEKFKGVKVAVIHDKTPYGQGLADETKKAMNGLGVKEVIYEGITPGEKDYSALIAKMKEAGVGIVYFGGLHTEAGLILRQMADQGVKATLMSGDGITSNELASIAGDAVNGTLMTFPPDPRNNPNAKDAVKKFRDAGFEPEAYTLYSYAALQIIAEAAKAAGSTDAEKVAETMKAKGPFTTVIGSIGFDAKGDITRPDYVMYTWKKGPDGKYSYFEN, encoded by the coding sequence ATGAAGAAGTCGCTTCTTTCAGCCGTGGCGCTGACAGCCATGGTTGCCTTCAGCGGCACCGCCTGGGCTGACATCATCGTCGGTGTCGGCGGTCCCCTGACAGGCCCGAACGCTGCTTTCGGCGCACAGCTCCAGAAGGGTGCCGAACAGGCCGCTGCCGATATCAACGCAGCTGGCGGCATCAATGGCGAAAAGATCAAGATCGTGCTCGGCGACGACGTGTCGGATGCCAAGCAGGGCGTTTCCGTCGCCAACAAATTCGTCGCCGACGGCGTGAAATACGTGATCGGCCACTTCAACTCGGGCGTGTCGATCCCGGCTTCTGACGTATATGCCGAAAATGGCATTCTGCAGATCACACCAGCCTCGACAAATCCGAAATTCACCGAGCGCGGCATGTGGAACACGTTCCGCACCTGCGGTCGCGATGACCAGCAGGGCGCGGTTGCCGGCAAATACATTGCTGAAAAGTTCAAGGGCGTGAAGGTTGCCGTCATTCATGACAAGACCCCTTACGGTCAGGGCCTTGCTGACGAAACCAAGAAGGCCATGAATGGTCTGGGCGTCAAGGAAGTCATCTACGAAGGCATCACCCCCGGTGAGAAGGACTATTCGGCTCTGATCGCCAAGATGAAGGAAGCCGGCGTCGGCATCGTTTACTTTGGCGGCCTGCACACGGAAGCTGGCCTGATCCTGCGTCAGATGGCTGACCAGGGTGTCAAGGCGACCCTGATGTCGGGCGACGGCATCACATCGAACGAACTGGCCTCGATTGCTGGCGACGCCGTCAATGGTACGCTGATGACCTTCCCGCCGGATCCGCGTAACAACCCGAACGCCAAGGACGCGGTCAAGAAATTCCGCGACGCTGGCTTCGAGCCGGAAGCCTATACGCTGTATTCCTACGCTGCCCTGCAGATCATTGCAGAGGCTGCCAAGGCTGCGGGTTCCACCGATGCGGAAAAGGTTGCTGAAACCATGAAGGCCAAGGGTCCGTTCACGACCGTTATCGGCTCGATCGGCTTTGACGCCAAGGGCGACATCACCCGTCCCGACTACGTGATGTACACTTGGAAGAAAGGCCCTGACGGCAAGTATTCCTACTTCGAAAACTGA
- a CDS encoding DUF6867 family protein, which produces MQGLFFDTDDQVRMVLRFLVVLLGFWTAWRTGKAVAENWEGYGRVVIYTLLLALVMRFLHHALFAGPMLDLGLYAMDFVVLLVFSMVGFRQRRTRQMAGNYYWLYEKTSPLSWKKKD; this is translated from the coding sequence ATGCAGGGTTTGTTTTTCGATACGGATGACCAGGTGCGGATGGTGCTGCGTTTCCTTGTGGTGCTACTCGGTTTCTGGACCGCATGGCGCACCGGCAAGGCCGTTGCCGAAAACTGGGAAGGCTATGGCCGGGTGGTGATCTACACGCTGCTGCTGGCGCTGGTCATGCGTTTTCTGCATCATGCCCTGTTCGCAGGGCCGATGCTGGATCTCGGTCTTTACGCGATGGATTTTGTCGTTTTGCTGGTGTTTTCGATGGTCGGTTTCCGCCAGCGACGCACCCGCCAGATGGCCGGTAACTATTACTGGCTCTATGAAAAAACTTCCCCACTTTCCTGGAAGAAGAAAGATTGA
- a CDS encoding ABC transporter ATP-binding protein, giving the protein MTAEALLKVEAVETYYGNIRALGGVSVEVKKGEIVSLIGANGAGKSTLMMTICGSPQARAGRVIFDGMDITKMPTHLIARQRIAQSPEGRRIFPRMTVMENLQMGAGLDNLKYFQEDVEKIFTLFPRLKERHAQRGGTLSGGEQQMLSIGRALMARPKLLLLDEPSLGLAPLIVKGIFEAIKKLNQEEGLTVFLVEQNAFAALKLSDRAYVMVNGLVTMSGSGRELLADPQVRAAYLEGGRH; this is encoded by the coding sequence ATGACTGCTGAAGCTCTTTTGAAGGTTGAGGCCGTCGAAACCTATTACGGCAATATCCGCGCGCTTGGCGGTGTCAGCGTTGAGGTTAAAAAAGGCGAGATCGTCAGCCTGATCGGCGCCAATGGTGCTGGCAAGTCGACGTTGATGATGACGATCTGCGGCAGCCCGCAGGCGCGGGCTGGTCGGGTGATTTTCGATGGCATGGACATTACCAAAATGCCCACCCATCTGATCGCCCGCCAGCGCATTGCCCAATCACCGGAAGGGCGGCGGATTTTTCCGCGCATGACGGTGATGGAAAACCTGCAAATGGGTGCCGGTCTCGACAATCTCAAATATTTCCAGGAGGACGTCGAGAAGATCTTCACGCTGTTCCCGCGACTGAAAGAGCGCCACGCCCAACGCGGCGGCACGCTTTCCGGCGGCGAGCAGCAGATGCTGTCCATCGGCCGGGCGCTGATGGCGCGGCCCAAGCTGCTGCTGCTGGACGAACCATCGCTGGGGTTGGCGCCCTTGATCGTCAAGGGGATTTTCGAGGCGATCAAGAAACTCAACCAGGAAGAGGGGCTGACCGTGTTCCTGGTCGAGCAGAATGCGTTTGCAGCGCTGAAACTGTCCGACCGCGCCTATGTGATGGTCAACGGACTGGTGACCATGAGCGGTTCCGGTCGGGAATTGCTGGCCGACCCTCAGGTGCGTGCTGCCTATCTCGAAGGCGGACGGCATTAA
- a CDS encoding ABC transporter ATP-binding protein encodes MTSGTQIMSNDPILTVEHLSMKFGGLMAINDFSFEARRGEITALIGPNGAGKTTVFNCITGFYKPTMGMVTLRQKAGKEFLLERLTDFEITKKAKVARTFQNIRLFSGLTVLENLLVAQHNALMKASGYTVLGLLGLPAYKKAAALSIDKARFWLERADLIERADDPAGDLPYGAQRRLEIARAMCTEPELLCLDEPAAGLNPRESLALNTLLNGIRDETGTSIMLIEHDMSVVMEISDHVVVLEYGQKISDGTPDHVKNDPRVIAAYLGVEDEELDDAISDVEAVAGGKL; translated from the coding sequence ATGACATCCGGGACGCAAATCATGAGCAATGACCCAATCCTGACGGTCGAGCACCTGTCGATGAAATTCGGTGGCTTGATGGCCATCAACGACTTCTCTTTTGAGGCCCGGCGCGGTGAAATTACCGCGCTGATCGGCCCGAACGGAGCGGGCAAGACCACGGTGTTCAACTGCATTACCGGCTTCTACAAGCCGACAATGGGGATGGTCACTCTGCGCCAGAAGGCCGGCAAGGAATTCCTTTTGGAACGCCTGACGGATTTCGAGATCACCAAAAAGGCCAAGGTGGCCAGAACCTTCCAGAATATCCGGTTGTTTTCCGGCCTGACCGTGCTGGAAAACCTGCTGGTTGCCCAGCACAATGCGCTGATGAAGGCCTCCGGCTATACGGTGCTCGGTCTGCTTGGCTTGCCCGCCTACAAGAAGGCTGCGGCACTGTCGATCGACAAGGCGAGGTTCTGGCTGGAGCGCGCCGACCTGATCGAGCGGGCCGACGACCCGGCTGGCGATCTGCCCTATGGCGCGCAGCGGCGCCTCGAAATCGCCCGGGCAATGTGTACGGAACCGGAATTGCTTTGCCTGGATGAGCCTGCAGCCGGTCTCAATCCACGGGAATCGCTGGCGCTCAACACGTTGCTCAACGGTATCAGGGACGAAACCGGCACATCGATCATGCTGATCGAGCACGATATGTCGGTGGTCATGGAAATTTCCGACCATGTCGTGGTGCTGGAATATGGCCAGAAGATTTCCGATGGCACGCCTGACCACGTGAAAAACGATCCGAGGGTCATCGCGGCCTATCTCGGTGTCGAGGATGAAGAACTGGACGACGCGATTTCCGATGTGGAAGCCGTGGCCGGAGGCAAATTGTGA